In Oryza brachyantha chromosome 2, ObraRS2, whole genome shotgun sequence, a single window of DNA contains:
- the LOC102709535 gene encoding protein G1-like6 translates to MDRHHHHHHHHHHHMMSGGQDPAAGDAGATQDSFFLGPAAAAMFSGAGSSSSGAGTSAGGGGPSPSSSSPSLSRYESQKRRDWNTFGQYLRNHRPPLSLSRCSGAHVLEFLKYMDQFGKTKVHTPVCPFYGHPNPPAPCPCPLRQAWGSLDALIGRLRAAYEENGGTPEMNPFGARAVRLYLREVRETQARARGISYEKKKRKKPSSASGSGAGPSSEGSPPPGGSASGGGDTSASPQFIIP, encoded by the coding sequence ATGGATCgtcaccatcaccaccaccaccaccatcaccatcacATGATGTCCGGCGGCCAAgacccggcggcgggggacgCCGGCGCCACGCAGGACAGCTTCTTCCTCGgcccggccgcggccgccatgTTCTCCGGTGccgggtcgtcgtcgtcgggcgcCGGGACgtcggcgggaggaggagggcctTCGCCGTccagctcgtcgccgtcgctgagccGGTACGAGTCGCAGAAGCGGCGCGACTGGAACACGTTCGGGCAGTACCTGCGGaaccaccggccgccgctgtCCCTGTCCCGGTGCAGCGGCGCGCACGTGCTGGAGTTCCTCAAGTACATGGACCAGTTCGGCAAGACGAAGGTGCACACGCCGGTGTGCCCCTTCTACGGCCACCCCaacccgccggcgccgtgcccGTGCCCGCTGCGGCAGGCCTGGGGCTCCCTCGACGCGCTCAtcggccgcctccgcgccgcctacGAGGAGAACGGTGGCACGCCAGAGATGAACCCCTtcggcgcccgcgccgtccGGCTCTACCTGCGCGAGGTGCGCGAGACGCAGGCGCGCGCCAGGGGCATCAGCTacgagaagaagaagcgcaagaagccgtcgtcggcgtccgGCTCCGGTGCCGGGCCGTCCTCCGAGGGGAGCCCGCCTCCAGGCGGCtcggccagcggcggcggtgacacgtcggcgtcgccgcagTTCATCATCCCGTGA